A portion of the Flavobacterium magnum genome contains these proteins:
- a CDS encoding 3-oxoacyl-ACP synthase III family protein: MYNSRISGLGFYVPDNVVTNDDLSKVIDTNDEWIQERTGIQERRHIIRGEDNTTGMGVKAARIAIERAGIAYEDIDFIVFATLSPDYYFPGPGVSVQKELGLKTVGALDIRNQCSGFVYGISVADQYIKTGMYRNVLVIGSEVHSVGLDMTTRGRGVSVIFGDGAGAALLSREEDHTKGILSTHLHSEGAHAEELFLDAPGMGSRWVTDILADNNPDDESYYPHMNGQFVFKNAVVRFTEVINEGLLANNLSVSDINMLIPHQANLRISQFIQQKFRLQDDQVYNNIQRYGNTTAASIPIALTEAWEKGKVKPGDLVVLAAFGSGFTWGSAIIRW, translated from the coding sequence ATGTACAATTCAAGAATCAGCGGATTGGGGTTTTACGTGCCCGATAACGTAGTGACCAACGATGATTTGTCGAAGGTCATTGATACGAATGACGAATGGATCCAGGAGCGCACCGGGATTCAGGAGCGCAGGCACATCATCCGTGGGGAGGACAATACGACGGGGATGGGGGTTAAGGCCGCACGGATTGCCATCGAGCGTGCGGGAATCGCTTATGAAGATATCGATTTCATTGTATTTGCGACTTTAAGCCCTGATTATTACTTCCCGGGGCCCGGCGTGTCGGTACAGAAAGAACTGGGCTTGAAGACGGTGGGTGCGCTCGACATCAGGAACCAGTGTTCGGGCTTCGTGTATGGGATTTCTGTTGCCGATCAGTACATTAAGACCGGTATGTACAGGAATGTCCTGGTTATCGGTTCTGAAGTGCATTCGGTTGGGCTGGACATGACGACACGCGGCCGTGGCGTTTCCGTTATTTTTGGCGACGGTGCCGGCGCCGCGCTGCTGAGCAGGGAAGAAGACCATACCAAAGGCATATTATCGACCCATTTGCATTCGGAAGGGGCGCACGCAGAAGAGTTGTTCCTTGACGCACCCGGCATGGGTTCGCGGTGGGTCACCGACATCCTGGCCGATAACAATCCGGATGACGAAAGTTACTACCCGCACATGAACGGGCAATTCGTTTTTAAGAACGCCGTGGTGCGCTTCACCGAGGTGATTAACGAAGGCCTTTTGGCCAACAACCTTTCAGTCTCCGATATCAACATGCTGATCCCGCATCAGGCAAACCTTAGGATTTCCCAATTCATCCAACAGAAATTCAGGCTACAGGATGATCAGGTGTACAACAACATACAAAGATACGGCAATACCACCGCCGCCTCCATCCCGATAGCGCTCACCGAAGCCTGGGAAAAAGGCAAGGTTAAACCGGGAGATCTCGTGGTGCTTGCGGCTTTCGGAAGCGGATTTACGTGGGGCAGCGCCATTATCAGATGGTAA